A region from the Paenibacillus humicola genome encodes:
- a CDS encoding cupredoxin domain-containing protein has translation MSKIFVISKKQIRLFAVLLLVLICAAAYLKWNKSFAAVMGVPGQTKVIQLVTGEFETRTSDGKNLEAYRWDPGTVIVNQGDEVELRISGISGDTHPFVIEGLGVKGQVTKGQVTVVRFTAERKGTYPIVCQTHDTMDHGGPMVGYIVVQ, from the coding sequence ATGTCCAAAATTTTTGTCATCAGCAAAAAGCAAATCCGTCTCTTCGCCGTACTTCTCCTCGTTCTGATCTGCGCTGCAGCCTATTTGAAATGGAACAAATCGTTTGCCGCCGTCATGGGCGTTCCCGGTCAAACGAAGGTGATCCAGCTCGTTACAGGCGAATTTGAAACGCGCACGTCGGACGGCAAAAATCTCGAGGCGTACCGCTGGGATCCAGGCACGGTAATCGTGAATCAGGGCGACGAGGTGGAGCTGCGCATTTCCGGCATTAGCGGGGACACGCATCCTTTCGTCATCGAAGGGCTGGGTGTGAAGGGCCAGGTGACCAAAGGCCAGGTCACGGTCGTCCGGTTTACGGCCGAACGCAAAGGCACCTACCCGATTGTTTGCCAGACGCACGATACGATGGACCACGGCGGGCCGATGGTCGGCTATATCGTCGTACAGTAG
- a CDS encoding thiazole synthase, whose protein sequence is MTDWKRPGDPLVIGGKRLLSRLFLGTGRFPSPAVLQQALAASGSEVVTFAVRRVNLDEVEDDSVLQHFADRELTYLPNTSGAANADEAVRIAMLARAAGLGSWIKVEISANSRTLLPDPVETLKATERLVKEGFTVLPYTSDDPILCKRLEEAGASAVMPGGAPIGTGLGILNPYNIGLIAEEAGVPIIVDAGIGSAVDVVQALELGASGILVNTPVAKAQDPAAMAAAMRMAVEAGRLAYLAGRIPKKRYASASSMEEGVSKPTIQAAGTKDNPAYAGAAPAAGAGLPAAAAERGV, encoded by the coding sequence ATGACCGATTGGAAAAGACCTGGCGACCCGCTTGTCATAGGGGGCAAGCGCCTGTTGTCCCGTTTGTTTCTCGGAACGGGCCGGTTTCCGAGCCCGGCCGTGCTGCAGCAGGCGCTGGCCGCGTCCGGCTCGGAGGTCGTGACCTTCGCGGTCCGCAGGGTTAACCTGGACGAAGTGGAGGACGACTCGGTTTTGCAGCATTTTGCGGACCGGGAGCTGACCTATTTGCCGAATACGTCGGGGGCGGCGAACGCCGACGAAGCGGTGCGGATCGCCATGCTGGCGCGAGCGGCCGGGCTCGGCAGCTGGATTAAAGTGGAAATCAGTGCCAATTCGCGGACGCTGCTGCCGGACCCGGTCGAGACGTTAAAGGCGACGGAACGCCTCGTCAAAGAAGGCTTTACCGTTCTGCCGTATACGTCGGACGATCCGATTTTGTGCAAAAGGCTGGAGGAAGCCGGAGCGTCCGCGGTTATGCCGGGCGGCGCGCCGATCGGCACGGGGCTCGGCATCCTGAACCCGTACAACATCGGGCTGATCGCCGAGGAAGCCGGCGTGCCGATCATTGTCGACGCGGGCATCGGATCCGCGGTTGACGTCGTCCAGGCGCTGGAGCTCGGAGCGAGCGGCATTCTCGTCAATACGCCGGTCGCCAAGGCGCAGGACCCGGCCGCAATGGCGGCTGCGATGCGGATGGCGGTCGAAGCCGGCCGCTTGGCGTACCTGGCCGGGCGCATTCCAAAGAAGCGGTACGCCTCCGCCAGCAGCATGGAAGAGGGCGTATCCAAGCCGACGATTCAGGCTGCCGGGACAAAAGACAACCCGGCTTACGCCGGTGCGGCGCCGGCAGCCGGAGCAGGTCTGCCCGCTGCCGCAGCCGAAAGGGGCGTCTGA
- a CDS encoding dehydrogenase: MNSSAEQQGGSYPTARKIRRACANELYRTVKRLGVYIPKEQIEKAEKHYFEKVALNLPWIHENYSNRKKLADWWDDHVSADIADILGVDRGKLCKAFRDAFGG; this comes from the coding sequence ATGAATTCTTCTGCCGAGCAGCAGGGCGGCAGCTACCCCACCGCCCGCAAAATCCGGCGCGCCTGCGCAAACGAGCTGTACCGCACCGTCAAACGGCTCGGCGTCTACATCCCGAAGGAGCAAATCGAAAAGGCCGAGAAACATTATTTTGAGAAAGTGGCGCTCAACCTGCCGTGGATTCACGAAAATTACAGCAATCGCAAAAAGCTCGCCGACTGGTGGGACGACCATGTCAGCGCCGATATCGCGGACATTCTCGGCGTCGACCGCGGCAAGCTGTGCAAAGCGTTCCGCGACGCCTTCGGCGGCTGA
- the thiE gene encoding thiamine phosphate synthase: MKRDWKDFQLYVITGENYHPGRPVTDVMEQALLGGADVVQLRSKDAPKRELLAQAYALRELTRRYGVPLIVNDHIDIALAVEADGVHLGQEDLPLAEARSILGPGKIIGISTHSIGQALEAQAAGADYIGVGPVYPTGTKPGRKAVTTSYVKEAAGQVAIPFVAIGGITLDNVDDVLEAGARRICAVSAVVGSEDAAGTCRAFLHKIRAKQTEAAPAAAIEVRLNGRPERTTSRSVAEMIGQLGLAGKRIVVEMNGAIVAREAWETTKIEEGAALELVHFVGGG, translated from the coding sequence TTGAAAAGGGACTGGAAAGATTTTCAGCTGTACGTCATCACCGGTGAAAATTATCATCCCGGCCGTCCGGTGACGGACGTGATGGAGCAGGCGCTGCTCGGCGGAGCGGATGTTGTGCAGCTGCGTTCGAAGGACGCGCCGAAGCGCGAACTGCTGGCCCAGGCTTATGCGCTGCGGGAGCTGACGCGCCGGTACGGCGTGCCGCTTATCGTGAATGATCATATCGATATCGCGCTGGCCGTGGAAGCCGACGGCGTCCATCTGGGGCAGGAGGATTTGCCGCTGGCCGAAGCAAGGAGCATCCTCGGTCCGGGCAAAATCATCGGCATCTCAACGCACAGCATCGGGCAGGCGCTGGAAGCGCAAGCGGCCGGGGCCGATTATATCGGCGTCGGTCCGGTCTACCCGACCGGGACGAAGCCCGGCCGGAAGGCGGTCACGACGTCATACGTCAAGGAAGCGGCCGGGCAGGTCGCCATACCGTTCGTCGCCATCGGCGGCATTACGCTGGACAATGTCGATGACGTCCTGGAGGCGGGCGCGCGCCGGATTTGCGCCGTTTCGGCCGTGGTCGGCAGCGAGGATGCCGCCGGTACATGCCGCGCTTTTTTGCACAAAATCCGGGCGAAGCAGACGGAAGCGGCACCGGCTGCCGCCATCGAGGTTCGGCTGAACGGCCGTCCGGAACGCACGACTTCGCGAAGCGTAGCCGAAATGATCGGGCAGCTCGGACTTGCGGGCAAACGAATCGTCGTGGAAATGAACGGAGCGATCGTCGCCAGGGAAGCCTGGGAGACGACGAAAATCGAAGAAGGCGCGGCGCTGGAGCTGGTGCATTTTGTCGGAGGAGGATGA
- a CDS encoding thioredoxin family protein, translating into MGTTVAEKLNKGISPQQFIDSMQKNKEAFVDWHSRFEWGSEEDREFFESLNNRDDLRCVIIAADWCGDVVRNMPVVFKLTEAAGIPTEVLIMEEHLDTMDQFLTMGGRSIPVVLITDTGGHVLGQWGPRPTYVQEPMVAFKQANPDREASDYQTNLAETRKEIGRRYGEGAGYQQLVVQEMRKLLASV; encoded by the coding sequence ATGGGTACGACTGTGGCGGAAAAGCTGAACAAGGGCATCAGCCCGCAGCAATTTATCGATTCCATGCAAAAAAATAAGGAAGCGTTCGTGGACTGGCACAGCCGCTTTGAATGGGGCAGTGAAGAGGACCGCGAATTTTTCGAATCGCTGAACAACCGCGACGATCTGCGCTGCGTCATCATCGCAGCCGATTGGTGCGGAGACGTCGTGCGCAACATGCCGGTCGTATTCAAGCTGACGGAAGCGGCGGGCATCCCGACCGAGGTGCTCATTATGGAGGAGCATCTCGATACGATGGATCAATTTTTGACGATGGGCGGACGCTCCATTCCGGTCGTTCTGATTACGGATACCGGCGGTCACGTGCTCGGTCAATGGGGCCCTCGTCCGACCTACGTTCAAGAGCCGATGGTGGCGTTCAAGCAGGCGAACCCGGACCGCGAAGCGAGCGATTACCAAACGAATCTGGCCGAAACGCGCAAAGAAATCGGACGCCGGTACGGCGAAGGCGCAGGCTATCAGCAGCTGGTCGTTCAGGAAATGCGCAAGCTGCTCGCATCCGTCTAA
- a CDS encoding ThiF family adenylyltransferase, with amino-acid sequence MRNERKSAGPEHELTDSRPDLAADQDQWADRYSRQTRFTPIGAAGQQRLGGACVLIVGSGALGASLAQHMTRAGIGTVRLVDRDFVEPSNLQRQMLFDEADALASLPKAVAAAAKLRRINSEIVIEPHVADVTEDNVDTLAAGADLVLDGTDNARTRLLLSDACFKLGIPFLYGGVAGAQGMSAVLVPGETACLRCLIGGTEDGEAVDTCDTVGVISPIVEWIAALQAAEALKWLSGNRGALRRTWLTADLWPFRIHESALPGPSASCPCCGLAEISASQPGTKEMGASIRGTEGMGAPIRAEQKLPDGQTAIEQRKTALRTKSAESAGQDAGSLEPVPVAAERGRNGMEPAATESGRAGKEPDAAERERNGMEPGAAECGRTATEPAAVVHGQTGKEPVPAERERNGMEPAGRDAVESDAGIYPEPPQYEPDRTADLPPRSAAICGRDSVQVTTDRSVDLERLQGTLESAGCAVTSNPYLIRVSVPDGLRLAIFPDGRVLVQGTQDTRLAETVCMRYLTPQRMERSETG; translated from the coding sequence ATGCGTAACGAGCGGAAGTCCGCGGGCCCGGAACACGAGCTGACGGACAGCCGGCCGGACCTGGCCGCCGACCAGGATCAATGGGCGGACCGATATTCCCGGCAAACGCGGTTCACCCCGATCGGGGCGGCCGGCCAGCAGCGGCTCGGCGGAGCCTGCGTCCTGATTGTCGGCAGCGGGGCGCTTGGCGCCTCGCTGGCCCAGCATATGACGCGCGCCGGCATCGGCACGGTCCGCCTGGTCGACCGCGATTTTGTCGAGCCGAGCAATTTGCAGCGGCAGATGCTGTTCGACGAAGCCGATGCGCTGGCTTCGCTGCCGAAAGCGGTCGCCGCCGCTGCCAAGCTGCGCCGCATCAACAGCGAAATCGTCATCGAGCCGCATGTTGCCGATGTGACGGAGGACAATGTGGATACGCTGGCCGCCGGGGCCGATCTTGTGCTGGACGGGACGGATAACGCCCGAACGCGGCTCCTGCTGAGCGATGCCTGCTTCAAGCTCGGCATCCCGTTCCTGTACGGCGGGGTTGCCGGCGCGCAGGGCATGAGCGCCGTGCTTGTCCCCGGGGAAACGGCATGCCTCCGGTGCCTGATCGGCGGAACGGAGGACGGCGAAGCGGTCGATACGTGCGATACGGTCGGCGTCATTTCGCCGATTGTGGAATGGATCGCTGCGCTGCAGGCTGCCGAGGCGCTCAAATGGTTGAGCGGAAATCGGGGTGCGCTGCGCCGCACATGGCTGACGGCCGATCTGTGGCCGTTCCGCATTCATGAATCGGCGCTTCCGGGCCCGTCGGCGAGTTGCCCATGCTGCGGATTGGCGGAAATTAGCGCTTCCCAGCCAGGCACCAAGGAAATGGGGGCTTCCATTCGAGGGACAGAAGGAATGGGGGCTCCAATTCGAGCCGAACAAAAGCTGCCGGACGGGCAAACCGCCATCGAGCAGCGGAAGACGGCCCTGCGTACTAAGTCGGCCGAATCGGCCGGGCAGGATGCCGGTTCCTTGGAACCGGTCCCGGTCGCGGCAGAGCGCGGGAGAAATGGTATGGAACCGGCCGCGACAGAAAGCGGGAGAGCCGGTAAGGAACCGGACGCGGCAGAGCGCGAGCGAAATGGCATGGAACCGGGAGCGGCAGAGTGTGGGCGAACTGCTACGGAACCAGCTGCGGTTGTGCATGGGCAAACCGGTAAGGAACCGGTCCCGGCTGAGCGCGAGCGAAACGGCATGGAACCGGCGGGGCGCGATGCCGTGGAAAGCGACGCCGGGATTTACCCGGAACCGCCGCAATACGAGCCGGACCGTACGGCCGATCTGCCTCCGCGAAGCGCCGCGATTTGCGGCCGGGATTCGGTACAGGTGACAACGGACCGTTCCGTTGACCTGGAACGGCTGCAGGGCACGCTCGAATCGGCAGGCTGCGCCGTGACGTCGAACCCGTATTTGATCCGCGTTTCGGTCCCAGACGGGCTGCGGCTGGCTATTTTTCCGGATGGGCGCGTTCTCGTCCAGGGAACGCAGGATACGCGGCTTGCCGAGACGGTCTGCATGCGTTATTTGACGCCTCAGCGGATGGAAAGGAGCGAGACAGGTTGA
- a CDS encoding DedA family protein: protein MNAIHSMIGTLLQWVESLGYFGIFIGLAIEVIPSEIVLGFGGYLVSKGEISFLGAVIVGTVGAIVQQWILYAIGRFAGRPFFDKFGKYIKIKPKHLDIAEGWFNRYGAGIVFTARFVPVMRQVISVPAGIARMNFWFFTLLTGLASIPWTFLFVYLGWKLGDQWQNIGEKAAPYVQPAILVALALLVAYVLIKYLRSRGKSV, encoded by the coding sequence ATGAACGCGATTCATAGCATGATCGGCACCCTGCTTCAGTGGGTGGAAAGTTTGGGTTATTTCGGCATTTTCATCGGCTTGGCGATCGAGGTGATACCCAGTGAAATCGTGCTCGGCTTCGGCGGTTATTTGGTCAGCAAGGGGGAGATTTCCTTCCTCGGCGCCGTAATCGTCGGGACTGTGGGCGCGATCGTGCAGCAGTGGATTTTATACGCTATCGGCAGGTTTGCCGGCCGGCCCTTCTTCGACAAATTCGGCAAATATATTAAAATCAAGCCGAAGCATCTCGATATTGCCGAAGGCTGGTTCAACCGCTATGGAGCCGGTATCGTGTTCACTGCCAGGTTCGTGCCCGTCATGCGCCAGGTGATCTCCGTTCCGGCCGGCATCGCGCGCATGAATTTCTGGTTTTTCACGCTGCTGACCGGCCTCGCTTCGATCCCGTGGACGTTCTTGTTCGTCTACCTCGGCTGGAAGCTCGGGGACCAGTGGCAGAACATCGGGGAGAAAGCCGCTCCGTACGTGCAGCCCGCCATTCTGGTGGCGCTTGCGCTGCTGGTGGCCTACGTGCTGATCAAATATTTGCGCAGCCGCGGCAAATCGGTGTAA
- the thiD gene encoding bifunctional hydroxymethylpyrimidine kinase/phosphomethylpyrimidine kinase has product MTVAGSDSGGGAGIQADLKTFQALGVFGMSAITAVTAQNSLGVQAVYALPREAVRAQLDAVLGDIGAHALKTGMLCSPDIVETVAEVIADYGIRHVVVDPVLHAKDGSALLRREALSSMRGTLLPLAEVVTPNIPEACELLGLPEDSIRTMGDMIRAARELLQFGSRWVLLKGGHLLEETESGTGLSPQSTDILVGASDPAAEPILLQADRLITRHTHGTGCTTASAIAAGLALGLTPPEAARKAKRYVTAAIAASVPLGGGIGSLWHNVSVE; this is encoded by the coding sequence CTGACGGTCGCGGGCTCCGATTCGGGCGGCGGCGCCGGTATCCAGGCCGACCTTAAGACGTTTCAGGCGCTCGGCGTGTTCGGCATGAGCGCCATTACGGCAGTGACGGCGCAGAACAGCCTGGGCGTGCAGGCCGTGTACGCGCTCCCGCGTGAAGCGGTGCGGGCTCAGCTCGATGCGGTGCTCGGCGATATTGGCGCGCATGCGCTAAAAACCGGGATGCTGTGCTCGCCGGACATCGTTGAGACGGTGGCCGAGGTTATCGCCGATTACGGCATCCGGCATGTTGTCGTCGATCCTGTTCTGCACGCCAAGGACGGCTCGGCGCTGCTGCGCAGGGAAGCCTTATCGTCGATGCGCGGCACGCTGCTCCCTCTCGCCGAGGTCGTCACGCCGAACATCCCGGAGGCGTGCGAGCTGCTCGGTCTTCCGGAGGATTCGATTCGCACGATGGGGGATATGATCCGGGCCGCGCGCGAGCTGCTGCAGTTCGGTTCCCGCTGGGTGCTGCTGAAGGGCGGGCATCTGCTTGAGGAAACCGAGTCCGGAACGGGACTCTCTCCGCAGTCGACCGACATACTCGTCGGCGCCTCCGATCCGGCGGCGGAGCCGATTTTGCTGCAAGCTGATCGGCTCATCACGCGGCATACGCACGGCACCGGCTGCACGACGGCCTCGGCGATCGCCGCAGGCTTGGCGCTCGGCTTGACGCCGCCCGAGGCCGCGAGGAAAGCCAAACGCTATGTAACGGCGGCTATTGCGGCCTCCGTCCCCCTGGGCGGAGGCATCGGCTCGTTATGGCACAATGTCAGCGTCGAATGA
- the thiO gene encoding glycine oxidase ThiO, giving the protein MPASVVILGGGIIGLSCAFEAASRGKRVTVVEPGAFGGQASGAAAGMLAPYTENPEQPDPFFHLCLDSLRRYPDWIRRVEEASGKRVELLHTGSLTVAMHEADVLPLQTRLAWQREHGAEAELVAGERLRQLEPLLSKQAAAALYCPGESHVHAPKLVVALAEACRKLGVRLLGGAGTIDLTDPGSAGGVAVTTGAYGVVEGDSLLICAGAWACQYAETLGFPVPVHPIRGQICSFDVPFGGVRHMVFSSQAYWVGKMDGALVCGASEDVAGYDASVTERGIGRLVRWGPRLFPFLEGRQPSLSWAGLRPATRDGWPLIGPVPGRPEIVMAAGHYRNGILLSPATAALAADILEGKASAARSAAFAPDRFAQTAGIASL; this is encoded by the coding sequence ATGCCAGCTTCGGTCGTTATTTTGGGCGGCGGCATTATCGGGCTGAGCTGCGCGTTCGAGGCCGCGAGCCGGGGCAAGCGCGTCACGGTCGTGGAGCCCGGCGCGTTCGGCGGGCAGGCGTCGGGCGCGGCGGCCGGGATGCTGGCGCCGTATACGGAAAATCCCGAGCAGCCGGATCCTTTTTTTCACTTGTGTCTGGATAGTCTGAGACGTTATCCCGACTGGATCCGCCGCGTCGAGGAAGCGTCAGGCAAACGCGTCGAGCTGCTGCATACGGGCAGCCTGACGGTCGCGATGCACGAAGCGGACGTGCTCCCGCTGCAAACCCGGCTCGCCTGGCAGCGGGAGCACGGCGCGGAAGCGGAGCTGGTGGCGGGCGAACGGCTGCGGCAGCTCGAGCCGCTGCTCTCCAAGCAGGCGGCTGCGGCGCTTTATTGCCCGGGCGAGAGTCATGTCCATGCGCCGAAGCTGGTCGTCGCTCTCGCAGAAGCTTGCCGGAAGCTCGGCGTCCGGCTGCTTGGCGGTGCGGGGACGATTGACCTGACGGATCCGGGAAGCGCCGGCGGCGTTGCCGTAACGACAGGCGCCTACGGCGTCGTCGAAGGCGACAGCCTGCTTATCTGCGCGGGCGCGTGGGCCTGCCAGTACGCGGAAACGCTCGGATTTCCGGTTCCGGTACATCCGATTCGCGGGCAAATCTGCTCCTTCGACGTGCCGTTCGGCGGCGTCCGCCACATGGTCTTTTCCAGTCAGGCGTATTGGGTCGGCAAAATGGACGGCGCGCTCGTATGCGGCGCATCCGAAGATGTGGCCGGCTACGACGCGTCCGTCACGGAGCGCGGCATTGGCCGGCTCGTCCGCTGGGGGCCGCGGCTGTTTCCGTTTCTGGAGGGAAGACAGCCGTCGCTCAGCTGGGCTGGACTTCGTCCCGCAACGCGCGACGGCTGGCCCTTGATCGGTCCCGTACCGGGGCGGCCGGAAATCGTGATGGCGGCGGGACATTACCGGAACGGCATCTTGCTCAGTCCAGCCACGGCGGCGCTTGCGGCGGATATATTGGAAGGCAAAGCTTCGGCGGCACGTTCGGCGGCGTTTGCGCCGGACCGGTTTGCGCAGACGGCGGGGATCGCGTCGTTATGA